Part of the Vigna radiata var. radiata cultivar VC1973A unplaced genomic scaffold, Vradiata_ver6 scaffold_492, whole genome shotgun sequence genome, tttttttttctctcttaaataattatatattttaatatttttttcaacaattgtataaattatttctattatacaACATATGACAACcaacatattttaattcattatttctGTGACTTTATTGTGACTTTATTGCGTGCTCTAAAACATAGGTATATCTCAGCACCATTTATTTGTTGCAGTAGTTTTTGTGTACTAACCTGATGAGATTGTAATATTTTTGCTGTGAAAGATGAAATAGTTTATTTGATTAGCAACAACCATAGATATTTTTTGCTGTGAAAGAGGAATATGAGGGTCCCACTGTTTTAATTATGTGGTTATAAAAGTTCTATCATCATTtacctatttttattaaatagtaccagtaaatcaatttcttaaaacatgaaaatagatataaaattataattttatatctttttaaataattattggaATAATATCTAGCTTAATAAAATCACATAAAGCTTTACTAAAAAAAGCTTATTTACTTTCAAACTTTCAATATATTTCTGCTAGCTgcaatttagaataattaataagATCATCATTAATCCTTATAATCTCATAGtgtaagtaaaaaatatatacttaataTCACAAAATAAGATTGTAAAGATTACTAATGatcttattaattattataatgcaTCTTATTATGTTGAAATTAAGTTGAAGTTATATGGTCTACACATCAAGTTTGTTGatgtaaacaataaaaaaaaaatcaatagtgATATTTTTTGACTTAACTGCGGAAAAAACGTTGCTTCTACAAGAAAATAggtttgatttaattcatttgaTATCATTTGttagataataatttaaagaactttttttcattttacaaataaatgtgtattaagATCAAAGGCATGCATTGTTATACATtagtaaaagtaaattaaagagaagaaatatcagtgataaaaattaaaattgtacctAGTATAATAACTCTTCttttaaatatgtcttttttttttgttttttgcaaTTAGGAACGAAGAGATCTAGAAAGGTATGCAAGGATGTTATTTCAATGGCTAAAAAATCAAGGGATGCTGATGCTAATCAAATGAATGATTTCATCTTCAATAGGAAAAATATTACTCTGTCATTAGGTTAGTAAGTAAAAACTATTCTAtgtgttcaaaattttgatcttGCATGtgttgaaaaatttaatttgaaagatGATTACTGTGATACCTTATATCTATAGGCAATGAGATAATATTGAAAAAGATTCTATTGGTTTTaggttacattttttattttaNNNNNNNNNNNNNNNNNNNNNNNNNNNNNNNNNNNNNNNNNNNNNNNNNNNNNNNNNNNNNNNNNNNNNNNNNNNNNNNNNNNNNNNNNNNNNNNNNNNNNNNNNNNNNNNNNNNNNNNNNNNNNNNNNNNNNNNNNNNNNNNNNNNNNNNNNNNNNNNNNNNNNNNNNNNNNNNNNNNNNNNNNNNNNNNNNNNNNNNNNNNNNNNNNNNNNNNNNNNNNNNNNNNNNNNNNNNNNNNNNNNNNNNNNNNNNNNNNNNNNNNNNNNNNNNNNNNNNNNNNNNNNNNNNNNNNNNNNNNNNNNNNNNNNNNNNNNNNNNNNNNNNNNNNNNNNNNNNNNNNNNNNNNNNNNNNNNNNNNNNNNNNNNNNNNNNNNNNNNNNNNNNNNNNNNNNNNNNNNNNNNNNNNNNNNNNNNNNNNNNNNNNNNNNNNNNNNNNNNNNNNNNNNNNNNNNNNNNNNNNNNNNNNNNNNNNNNNNNNNNNNNNNNNNNNNNNNNNNNNNNNNNNNNNNNNNNNNNNNNNNNNNNNNNNNNNNNNNNNNNNNNNNNNNNNNNNNNNNNNNNNNNNNNNNNNNNNNNNNNNNNNNNNNNNNNNNNNNNNNNNNNNNNNNNNNNNNNNNNNNNNNNNNNNNNNNNNNNNNNNNNNNNNNNNNNNNNNNNNNNNNNNNNNNNNNNNNNNNNNNNNNNNNNNNNNNNNNNNNNNNNNNNNNNNNNNNNNNNNNNNNNNNNNNNNNNNNNNNNNNNNNNNNNNNNNNNNNNNNNNNNNNNNNNNNNNNNNNNNNNNNNNNNNNNNNNNNNNNNNNNNNNNNNNNNNNNNNNNNNNNNNNNNNNNNNNNNNNNNNNNNNNNNNNNNNNNNNNNNNNNNNNNNNNNNNNNNNNNNNNNNNNNNNNNNNNNNNNNNNNNNNNNNNNNNNNNNNNNNNNNNNNNNNNNNNNNNNNNNNNNNNNNNNNNNNNNNNNNNNNNNNNNNNNNNNNNNNNNNNNNNNNNNNNNNNNNNNNNNNNNNNNNNNNNNNNNNNNNNNNNNNNNNNNNNNNNNNNNNNNNNNNNNNNNNNNNNNNNNNNNNNNNNNNNNNNNNNNNNNNNNNNNNNNNNNNNNNNNNNNNNNNNNNNNNNNNNNNNNNNNNNNNNNNNNNNNNNNNNNNNNNNNNNNNNNNNNNNNNNNNNNNNNNNNNNNNNNNNNNNNNNNNNNNNNNNNNNNNNNNNNNNNNNNNNNNNNNNNNNNNNNNNNNNNNNNNNNNNNNNNNNNNNNNNNNNNNNNNNNNNNNNNNNNNNNNNNNNNNNNNNNNNNNNNNNNNNNNNNNNNNNNNNNNNNNNNNNNNNNNNNNNNNNNNNNNNNNNNNNNNNNNNNNNNNNNNNNNNNNNNNNNNNNNNNNNNNNNNNNNNNNNNNNNNNNNNNNNNNNNNNNNNNNNNNNNNNNNNNNNNNNNNNNNNNNNNNNNNNNNNNNNNNNNNNNNNNNNNNNNNNNNNNNNNNNNNNNNNNNNNNNNNNNNNNNNNNNNNNNNNNNNNNNNNNNNNNNNNNNNNNNNNNNNNNNNNNNNNNNNNNNNNNNNNNNNNNNNNNNNNNNNNNNNNNNNNNNNNNNNNNNNNNNNNNNNNNNNNNNNNNNNNNNNNNNNNNNNNNNNNNNNNNNNNNNNNNNNNNNNNNNNNNNNNNNNNNNNNNNNNNNNNNNNNNNNNNNNNNNNNNNNNNNNNNNNNNNNNNNNNNNNNNNNNNNNNNNNNNNNNNNNNNNNNNNNNNNNNNNNNNNNNNNNNNNNNNNNNNNNNNNNNNNNNNNNNNNNNNNNNNNNNNNNNNNNNNNNNNNNNNNNNNNNNNNNNNNNNNNNNNNNNNNNNNNNNNNNNNNNNNNNNNNNNNNNNNNNNNNNNNNNNNNNNNNNNNNNNNNNNNNNNNNNNNNNNNNNNNNNNNNNNNNNNNNNNNNNNNNNNNNNNNNNNNNNNNNNNNNNNNNNNNNNNNNNNNNNNNNNNNNNNNNNNNNNNNNNNNNNNNNNNNNNNNNNNNNNNNNNNNNNNNNNNNNNNNNNNNNNNNNNNNNNNNNNNNNNNNNNNNNNNNNNNNNNNNNNNNNNNNNNNNNNNNNNNNNNNNNNNNNNNNNNNNNNNNNNNNNNNNNNNNNNNNNNNNNNNNNNNNNNNNNNNNNNNNNNNNNNNNNNNNNNNNNNNNNNNNNNNNNNNNNNNNNNNNNNNNNNNNNNNNNNNNNNNNNNNNNNNNNNNNNNNNNNNNNNNNNNNNNNNNNNNNNNNNNNNNNNNNNNNNNNNNNNNNNNNNNNNNNNNNNNNNNNNNNNNNNNNNNNNNNNNNNNNNNNNNNNNNNNNNNNNNNNNNNNNNNNNNNNNNNNNNNNNNNNNNNNNNNNNNNNNNNNNNNNNNNNNNNNNNNNNNNNNNNNNNNNNNNNNNNNNNNNNNNNNNNNNNNNNNNNNNNNNNNNNNNNNNNNNNNNNNNNNNNNNNNNNNNNNNNNNNNNNNNNNNNNNNNNNNNNNNNNNNNNNNNNNNNNNNNNNNNNNNNNNNNNNNNNNNNNNNNNNNNNNNNNNNNNNNNNNNNNNNNNNNNNNNNNNNNNNNNNNNNNNNNNNNNNNNNNNNNNNNNNNNNNNNNNNNNNNNNNNNNNNNNNNNNNNNNNNNNNNNNNNNNNNNNNNNNNNNNNNNNNNNNNNNNNNNNNNNNNNNNNNNNNNNNNNNNNNNNNNNNNNNNNNNNNNNNNNNNNNNNNNNNNNNNNNNNNNNNNNNNNNNNNNNNNNNNNNNNNNNNNNNNNNNNNNNNNNNNNNNNNNNNNNNNNNNNNNNNNNNTTCATTATCTCATTAAAGTTACTGAATCTTTGTGGATGAacacatgaaaatgaaatatttgtgaATTTGATTGGTATAACGTTGAATGGAGCACCACCAAGCTTTGGAGACATCGAAAGTTTTAGGTATAAATTCCAAATTGCATTGTCAGATACAACCATATATAGATTCGTGTATCTTAGTTGAATGcattcaaaattcattcataatttattatatcacaATACATTAAAATGGGTGCCATATGAATAATACAAATTTTGAGTGTAAAACAGTACCTTGTGAGGTGTGTTCGGTCTCAGTGCTTTTCTCTTATTATCACTATTCTTCATCTTGTGCATGTGCGTGTAGGAGAGGAAGACCTCTTGTAGAGTTCCCATTCTCTGCCACGCTCTAACCTCTTTCTAGAAAAcgttccttttgtttttctctaatAGTCACATGCTCTCTCTTTCCTTTAAACGTCAGAGATATTATTTGGTGGTGTTTTACGCTTCTAACCCTATCcttttctaatatggtatcaagatCTTAGGCTGCTGCCCTGGGGTGTGTGTGAAGTTGGTGTGTTTTTTGTATCTGGAGGTGTGTGTATCTAGAAGTGAAGAAAGAAGGGTTCTTTTGGCTAAGGTGAAGATCAAAGAATCAGAAAGATTGTTACAAGAAAGGATGGTTGGAATTGGAGGAATTCAGGGACCACTACCCATGTTTGATGGAAAGCAATTTGCTAATTGGCGGATCAAGATGTAGGCTGTATTTGGTTTTCAGGATGTATTAGAAGTCATTGAAGAAGGAGTGCCTGTGGTGAGTGAAAAGTCAACCCAAGAACAGATGAAAGAACACAAGATGCTGGAGAAACTGGATAGCAAGGCCATATCTTAATGTATCAATGCGTAagtcaaaatattttcaacaaaatctcTAATGCTGCTATTGCAAAAGAGATTTGTGGCATTCTAGTGAAGACCTATGATGATGGAGACAGAAATGCAAAGGTGAAACTACAAGCTCTAAGGAGGCAGTTTGAAACTCTGATCATGGAGGAGAGTGAAACCGTGGTTGAGTATTTTGACAAGGTACAAGAGTTAGTGAACAAAATGAGGGCTTGTGGTGACAAGATGACAGATGAATATATTGTAAACAAAATTCTGAGGACCCTAACCCCCAGATTTGACTATATGGTTGCTGCTATTGAAGAAACCTGAAGGAAGGAGGATATTGATACTGAGGAGTTGTTGCATTCGTTAGAGGCCCATGAGTTACTCCTCAATGAACGTAGACAGTGCCAGGAACAGGCCCTGCAAGGCAGATCTCAGTGGAAGGGAAAAAAGGGCTTCGAGAAAGGAGGTAAAGGAGGCAAGAAAGGGAAAGACTCTTAAGACCAACAAGGAGAAGAGTCCAGTGAGtctggaaaagaaaagaaatcaaagaagACTGATTGAGAGTAGAAATTTGACAAGAAAAAGGTCAAATGTTTTAACTGCCAAAAATATGGTGACTATGCTAAGGAGTGCTGGGATGGAGAAGGGGCCAAGAATAAACCCAAGGAAAGGGCTAATCTGGCCCAAGAAGAAGAATCAGATTCAGAGGCAGTGATTTTAATGGCACATTTTGATGAAAAACAACCAGAAAGCACTGTTTGGTACCTTGATTCTGGGTGCTCCACTCACATGACTGGGACAAAATATTGGTTTGTGAGAATGCAGAAAGTATAGCATGGGAAGATCAGATTTGCTGAGAGTAGTAGTTTGGAGGTAGAGGGTTCTGGCAGAGTGGTTTTGAGAGGTGCAGATGGCAGAGAAGTCATCATAGAAGAGGTACTGTATGTAAGACTACTTTACTTAGTCTTGGGCAACTGTTGCAGAAGAAATACATGATGAAGATGGAGGACAATTGCCTCAGCATCTTCAATCAGAATGGGAAGGGTGTTGTGCAGGCACAACTGTCACAGAACAGAACATTCAAGGTAGTGATGGAGGCAGTAAATCATCACTATTTTACTGCACCAGAAAGTGAAGAAGAATGGTTGTGGCATTTCGGATATGGGCATTTGAATTTCCAGGATCTATCAATGCTAGGTCAGAAGAAAATGGTGATTGACTTACCAAAGGTAGACATTCCAGGAACTGTTTGCAGAGAATGTGTTCAATGTAAGCATACCCGACGCAATTTTCAGAGGTATTTACCATAGAAATCTGTAGAGAAGCTTGGAGTGGTATATTTGGATGTATGTGGCCCTATGCAGGTAACATTTGGTGGCAGCAAGtattttttactattcataGATGATTGGACCAGGAAGTGTTGGGTCTATCTATTAAAGAGGAAAGGAGACGTGCTGCAACAATTTTAGAAGTTTAAGAATATGGTTGAAAGGCAGAGTGTATCTCCACTGATTTTAGAGAGTATTGTGAAAAGGAGGGAATTGTTCATGAAGTAACTCCTCCCTACACGCCTCAACATAATGGGGCAGCAGAGAGGAAAAATAGAACAATCCTAAATATGGTAAGATGCATGTTGAAAAGTAAGGGGCTGCCTAGTTTCCTATGGGGTGAGGCTGTGATGACAACTGCTTATGTGTTGAATTTGTCTCCAACAAAGAGACTGGACGGTGTCACACCAGAGGAGGGTTGGATTGGAGTGAAGCCAGATGTTAAACATTTGAAGATTTTTGGTTCCCTATGTTACAAACATGTTCCAGAACAGCTGAGAAAGAAGCTTGATGACAGGGGATTTCCATTGATCTTGATAGGATACCATGTTACAGGTGGGTACAAGCTGTATGAACCTATAACAGGTGCAACTTCAATTAGCAGAGATGTgagaggagatgaaattggAGAATGGCAATGGGagttaaaagagaaagaaggacCAACCATTGAGTTGGAAAGTGAACCTGCAGCAGATTTAGAGGCATGCAGGAGGAAGGAGAGTGTTAGGAGGTCATCTAGAGTCACCCAGATGCCAACACATCTGAGAGACTATGACCTGGCCTATGAGGCAACTATCTGATCAGAAGGAAATTTTGTTCACTTTGCATTGATAGCAGAAGCTGAACCAGTTGATTTTGAACAAGCAGTGAAGGATGAGAGGTGGTACAAGGCTATGGAGGAAGAACTTGGTTCAATTGAGAAGAACCAGACCTGGGACCTTACAAAATTGCCTCCTAACAAGAGACCAATAGCAATGAAATGGATTTATAAGTCCAAAATAAATCCACAAGGTGTAGTGGTTAGGTACAAGGCCAGATTAGTGGCCAAAGGGTACTTACAGCAGGTTGGAATTGATTATGGAGAGGTGTTTGCACCTGTGGCCAGAATAGAGACAGTAAGATTTGTGGTTTCAGTTGCTATGCAGAACAACTAGACCTTACATCAATTAGATGTAAAGTCTGCCTTTCTAAATGGAGACTTGGAAGAAGAAGGTTATGTTGTCCAACCTCAAGGATTTGAAGTCAAGAAGTATCCTGACAAGGTATATAGGCAGAAGAAGGCTCTATATGGGCTCAAGCAAGCTCCAAGGGCTTGGAACCAGAGGATAGATGGGTTCATGAGTAGTATTGGGTTTGAGAAGTGTATTTCTGAACATGGAGTATATGTTCAATGTTATCAGCAGAATGGGAGAGAAGAGAAGTTGATAGTATGCTTCTATGTGGATGATCTGCTAGTTACAGGAAGTAGTGTTGGGTGAATTACTGACTTCATGGTCAAGATGTTACAGGAGTTTGACATGAATGATCTGGGTCAGCTTATTATGGGTTATTTTGATACTCTGTTTAgagatccttgctagttctgagatcctcataATATCtaagaagttcctgttgtattcTGAGGGACTTGCGTAACACACCGAtgaataagtccttaaggataatgactctacacgcctcagaaaatatttttttgttagctTTTTACAACAATAAGATCATGACAACCTGATATCATATGTTGCATATGCAACACTAGCATTAAAACTATCAAGAAAAACACCATCTGTGTGAGAGGGATANNNNNNNNNNNNNNNNNNNNNNNNNNNNNNNNNNNNNNNNNNNNNNNNNNNNNNNNNNNNNNNNNNNNNNNNNNNNNNNNNNNNNNNNNNNNNNNNNNNNNNNNNNNNNNNNNNNNNNNNNNNNNNNNNNNNNNNNNNNNNNNNNNNNNNNNNNNNNNNNNNNNNNNNNNNNNNNNNNNNNNNNNNNNNNNNNNNNNNNNNNNNNNNNNNNNNNNNNNNNNNNNNNNNNNNNNNNNNNNNNNNNNNNNNNNNNNNNNNNNNNNNNNNNNNNNNNNNNNNNNNNNNNNNNNNNNNNNNNNNNNNNNNNNNNNNNNNNNNNNNNNNNNNNNNNNNNNNNNNNNNNNNNNNNNNNNNNNNNNNNNNNNNNNNNNNNNNNNNNNNNNNNNNNNNNNNNNNNNNNNNNNNNNNNNNNNNNNNNNNNNNNNNNNNNNNNNNNNNNNNNNNNNNNNNNNNNNNNNNNNNNNNNNNNNNNNNNNNNNNNNNNNNNNNNNNNNNNNNNNNNNNNNNNNNNNNNNNNNNNNNNNNNNNNNNNNNNNNNNNNNNNNNNN contains:
- the LOC106780582 gene encoding uncharacterized protein LOC106780582, encoding MSYSSMNVDSARNRPCKADLSGREKRASRKEVKEARKGKTLKTNKEKSPECWDGEGAKNKPKERANLAQEEESDSEAVILMAHFDEKQPESTVWYLDSGCSTHMTGTKYWFVRMQKKKYMMKMEDNCLSIFNQNGKGVVQAQLSQNRTFKVVMEAVNHHYFTAPESEEEWLWHFGYGHLNFQDLSMLGQKKMVIDLPKVDIPGTVCRECVQCNIWWQQAECISTDFREYCEKEGIVHEVTPPYTPQHNGAAERKNRTILNMVRCMLKSKGLPSFLWGEAVMTTAYVLNLSPTKRLDGVTPEEGWIGVKPDVKHLKIFGSLCYKHVPEQLRKKLDDRGFPLILIGYHVTGGYKLYEPITGATSISRDVRGDEIGEWQWELKEKEGPTIELESEPAADLEACRRKESVRRSSRVTQMPTHLRDYDLAYEATI